The DNA segment GCACTCTCTTCACCGAGCCCGTGCTCGTGGTGAACCAGAAGGCCAAGCTCATCGAGCTGACCAACGAGTACAAGGTCATGGACCAGAACGGCCGTGAACTCGGTGCGGTGGTCGAGGTCGGGCAGGGTGTGCTCCGCAAGATCCTGCGGTTCGTCTCCAGCTGGGACCAGTTCCTCACCCACCGGCTGGAGATCCGGGACACCACGGGGCAGCCGCAGCTGCTGCTCACCCGTCCCGCGAAGATCTTCAAGTCGCGGGTGCTGGTGGCCCGTCCGGACGGTTCGCCGGTCGGTGAGATCGTCCAGCGGAACATGATCGGCAAGATCAACTTCGCGATGAACGTGGACGGCCGGCAGGTCGGCGCGATCAAGGCGGAGAACTGGCGGGCCTGGAACTTCGCCATCGTGGACGACGCGGGCACCGAGATCGCCCGGATCACCAAGACCTGGGAAGGTCTGGCGAAGACGCTGTTCACCACGGCGGACAACTACGTCCTCCAGATCCACCGCCCGCTGCCCGAGCCGCTGCGCAGCCTCGTCGTGGCGACCGCGCTCACCGTGGACACCGCGCTGAAGCAGGACTCGCGCGGCCTGGGCTGACAAGGCCGTACATGGGTAGGGGCGGCCGGCGCTTCGAGCGCCGGCCGCCCCTTCGCGTCTACAGCCGCGTCAGCCGTCGTGGCCTCGACCGCCGCCGGGTCAGCCTCGGCTCCCGCGTCGCCGTGCCCGGCTCCAGCGCCAGCACCGCCGCCACCGGATGCTCGTCGTCGTCCGGTCCCGGCGCGGGCGCGGGTACGGGTGCGGCGGCCGGGGTCGCGCGGGTCAGCAGGACCACGCCCCAGGCCGCGAAGGCCGCCCCGGCGAGGGCCAGCAGGATGCCGACGACGCCGCCGTGGAGGCCCTGGCCGAGCAGGGTCAGGCCGATGACCGAGGCGGCCAGCGGGTTGGCCAGGGTGACCACCGCGAGCGGGGCGCCGAGCCCGCCCCGGTAGGCCGTCTGCGACAGCAGCAGGCCACCCGTGGCGAACGCGGCCACCAGCACCGCGACCACGATCACCAGCGGGCTCAGCGCCGGGCCGGTGCCCTCGGTGGCCGCCACCGTCGCGGTCTGGGTGAGTGCGGAGGCGACACCCGAGGCGAACCCGGACGCGGTCGCGTGCCTGAGGCCCGGCCGGGCGCCGGGACGGCTCAGGGCGCCGATCACGGCGAGGGTCGTCGCGGCGACCGCCAGCGCCGAGGGCAGGCTCAGCGCCCGCACCGGCGCCGGACCGGAGGCCGCCATCAGCAGCGCGCCGAGACCGAGCAGCGTCAGCGCCGTACCGCGCCACTCCAGCGCGGTGACCCGGCGGCCGGCCGCCCGTGCGCCGAGCGGCACCGCCGCGACCAGCGTGAGGGCGCCGAGCGGCTGGACCACGGTGAGCGGGCCGTACCGCAGGGCGACGACGTGCAGCAGGGCGGCGCCCGCGTTCAGGCCGACCGCCGACCACCAGGCGCCGGTGCTCAGCATCCGCAGCAGGCCCGCGCCGAGGTTCCGGGAGGCGAGGCGCTCCTGCGCGACGGCCGCCGAGGCGTAGGCGACGGCCGATATCAGGGACAGGCCGACGGCGACCAGCAGCGCGCCGCTCATCGGGCCGGTCCCGCGAGCGCGGTGTCCTGCGGGAGGAGCCGGAGGCGGGGGGTGCCCGCGCTTCCCGGGCCCGCCGTGCGGTGCGGGGAGGGGACCACGGCCAGCGCGGTGACCAGCAGGGCCGTCGCCACGATCGAGTCCAGCCAGTAGTGGTTGGCGGTGCCCACGATCACCGCCAGGGTGATCAGCGGGTGCAGCAGCCACAGCCGGCGCCAGCGGGACCGGGTCGCGGCGATCAGGCCGACGGCCACCATCAGCGCCCAGCCGAAGTGCAGCGAGGGCATCGCGGCGAACTGGTTGGAGAGGTGGTCGCTCGACGGCGGCCCGTACACCGAGGGGCCGTATATCCGGGCCGTGTCCAGCAGGCCGGTGCCGCTCAGCATCCTCGGCGGGGCCAGCGGGAAGGTGAACGCCAGCACCAGCGCCGCGCTCGTCACCAGCGCCAGGACCCGGCGGGCCCAGACGTAGTGGGCGGGGCGGCGCAGATACAGCCAGACCAGGAAGGCGACGGTGGCCGGGAAGTGCACGGTGGCGTAGTAGGTGTTCGCCAGGTGGACCAGGGTGTCGCCGTGCAGCAGCGCGGACTGGACGTCCGTCTCGGCGGGCAGATGGACGGCGCGCTCCAGGTGCCAGACCCGGTGGGCGTCGCGGAAGGCGTCCGAGGTGTGGCCGCCCGCGATCTGTCGCCCGAGCTTGTAGACCAAGAAGAGTCCCGCGACGAGCAGGAACTCCCGCAGAAGCGGAGGCCGGAGCGTTGAGTCCGGTTCCGTTCCGGCGGGCTCGGATCGGGCGTTCATCCCCCGGCCCCCTTCACTGACGGTGGTGCGTGCTGGGTCCGGACGGCTTCCGAACTCAGCGATACGTTTCCGTACCGATACGCCAGTGTACCGATACGGTCGAGTACCGGTACACTGGCGTATCGGTACAGTGCGACACACTGGGATCGGGCAGCACACGCCGGGGACGAGTGAGGGGAAGCCAGGTATGACGTCGCAGGCCGCGGACGAACCGGAGACGGTCGTCGCCTCGCGCCGCTCCAAGCTCACGCCCGAGCGTGAGCAGGAGTTCTTCGACGCCGTGCTCGACCAGATCCGCCACTGCGGCTACGAGTCCGTCACCATGGAGGGCGTCGCCGCCAGCACCCGGTGCAGCAAGTCCACGCTCTACCGGCAGTGGAAGACCAAGCCCCAGTTCGTCGCCGCCGCGCTGCGCGCCAGCCGCAAGGTACGGTTCGCCGGGATTGACACCGGTTCCCTCACCGAGGACCTGCGCCAGGCCGCGCGGGCGGCGGGGGACTGGTCGGGCAAGGACACCCGGCTGCTCCAGTCCCTCGGGCACGCCGTCACCGACGACCGGGAGCTGGCCGAGGCGCTGCGCGAGGCGCTGGTCCACCCGGAGATCGCCGCGCTCCAGGAGATGCTGGAGCGGGGCGTGGCGCGGGGCGAGGTCCCGGCGGGCCACCCCGCGCTGGAGTACGTACCGGCGATGATGTTCGGCGTCCTGCGCGTACGTCCCGTGCTGTGCGGGCAGTACGCCGACTCCGACTACCTGGCCGGGTTCGTGGAGGCCGTCGTGCTTCCCGCGCTCGGTCTGCCGAGAGACACGGCCGAGTAGGCCGGAACAGACCCCAGGCCGCCGTTCACGGGATGACTGAACGGTGACCTGGACGCGCCGCACCGTGGGGACGGGGGCGGCGCACGCCCAGGCCGGGCGGGGTTCCCCTTGAGCGGAGGGGAATTCCGCCCGGCCCGGACTTCTTCAGCGCACTTGTATGGCGGGCCGGGCTCAGACGTCCTGGCCGTTCCCCCCGCCGGACGACACCTTGATCCCCTTGAGGATCTCGTCCATCACCCCCGTGGACTGCCCCACGTCCAGCCCGAAGCGCACCACCAGCATCCGGCTCGGATCGGCGGGCGAGGGGAAGGCGGCCGACTCCACATACCCGTCGGCGCCCTTGCGGGTGACCGCCTTCCAGCGCACCAGATAGCCCTTCTGCCCGGCCACCGTCACCGCCCGCGAGGCCAGCACCTGGTGCGAGGTGATGCCGCCGTAGGAGTTCCCGCTGTACGACTCCTCGGCGCCCGCCGCGACATCCGCCTTGGCGACCGCCTCGGCCGTCTCGCCGCGCGTGCCCAGAGCGCGGGCCGGCGCCGAGTACGCGCCGCCCGCCGTGCAGTTCTTGGAGGTGTCGCCGGGGCACTTGTAGGACTTGTCCGAGGTCACCTGGGCGCCGATGGCGAACGCCTGCCCGGTCCAGCCCTCCGGCACCGGCATGCTGATCCCGTTGACCGGGTCCGGCAGGGTGCCGCCGCCGCGCACCTTGGGCGCGGCCGACCGGTCGGGGGACGGCGACTTTCGAGGTCCGCCCGGTCCCTCCTGCCGGGGCTCCTGTCCCTGCCGGGGCCGCGAGCCGGCCCGGTCGCCGCCGCCGGGGTCCTTGGCCAGCGCGTACACGCCGACCCCGACGCACGCCAGCACCGCGGCCGCCGCCGCGACGGCTATCCCGGTGCGCAGCGCGCGCCGGTTCCCGGCCGGGGGCTGGGCGGGGTACCCGCCGTAGGCGTACGGAGGGTAGGCGGGCGGGGGAGCGGCCTGGGCCGTCCCGGCCGGACGGACCTCGGCCGTCCAGGCGTTGCCGTCCCACCAGCGTTCGGTGGGCGGGGCGTCGTGCGTCTGTCCGGGGTCGGGATACCAGCCGGGAGGAGTCACCTGCGTCATGGGCATACCGTATGAGGAGTCGGTGAAAGCCGGATGAGAGCACCCCGCCGACGGGGCACGCCGCAGGGCCGTACCGATTCAGAGGTTTATCGGAATCGTGGTCAATAAGTGCTCAGCTGAACAGAGTTGACGGATACAAAGGCACAAACCGGCCGGTCGGGTGGGGTGTTCGTCAGCCGGGCCGGAACCCGGCTCACCCAGCGGGGCAACACCTGCCCGGAGCAGGCGCCAATGGCCCGTTCGGGCGGCTACGCTC comes from the Streptomyces seoulensis genome and includes:
- a CDS encoding LURP-one-related/scramblase family protein → MTTQSNIPAGSYPDADGTPGGTLFTEPVLVVNQKAKLIELTNEYKVMDQNGRELGAVVEVGQGVLRKILRFVSSWDQFLTHRLEIRDTTGQPQLLLTRPAKIFKSRVLVARPDGSPVGEIVQRNMIGKINFAMNVDGRQVGAIKAENWRAWNFAIVDDAGTEIARITKTWEGLAKTLFTTADNYVLQIHRPLPEPLRSLVVATALTVDTALKQDSRGLG
- a CDS encoding TetR/AcrR family transcriptional regulator, encoding MTSQAADEPETVVASRRSKLTPEREQEFFDAVLDQIRHCGYESVTMEGVAASTRCSKSTLYRQWKTKPQFVAAALRASRKVRFAGIDTGSLTEDLRQAARAAGDWSGKDTRLLQSLGHAVTDDRELAEALREALVHPEIAALQEMLERGVARGEVPAGHPALEYVPAMMFGVLRVRPVLCGQYADSDYLAGFVEAVVLPALGLPRDTAE
- a CDS encoding phosphatase PAP2 family protein yields the protein MNARSEPAGTEPDSTLRPPLLREFLLVAGLFLVYKLGRQIAGGHTSDAFRDAHRVWHLERAVHLPAETDVQSALLHGDTLVHLANTYYATVHFPATVAFLVWLYLRRPAHYVWARRVLALVTSAALVLAFTFPLAPPRMLSGTGLLDTARIYGPSVYGPPSSDHLSNQFAAMPSLHFGWALMVAVGLIAATRSRWRRLWLLHPLITLAVIVGTANHYWLDSIVATALLVTALAVVPSPHRTAGPGSAGTPRLRLLPQDTALAGPAR
- a CDS encoding DUF2510 domain-containing protein; the protein is MTQVTPPGWYPDPGQTHDAPPTERWWDGNAWTAEVRPAGTAQAAPPPAYPPYAYGGYPAQPPAGNRRALRTGIAVAAAAAVLACVGVGVYALAKDPGGGDRAGSRPRQGQEPRQEGPGGPRKSPSPDRSAAPKVRGGGTLPDPVNGISMPVPEGWTGQAFAIGAQVTSDKSYKCPGDTSKNCTAGGAYSAPARALGTRGETAEAVAKADVAAGAEESYSGNSYGGITSHQVLASRAVTVAGQKGYLVRWKAVTRKGADGYVESAAFPSPADPSRMLVVRFGLDVGQSTGVMDEILKGIKVSSGGGNGQDV